DNA from Deinococcota bacterium:
CTAGCTGCTCGAGCACGGCCAGACTCCCGTAGCCCTCCCTTGCCGTTTGGCGGCTACGCCGTTTCTTGGGCTGCTCGAAGCCGGGCTCGGCAGGGTTGCAAACTTGCACCGTGAGGTGCCAATGTCGAGCGGTTCACGTGGCGCCGCGGCCGACCGGCGTAAGCTGGCAGGAGCGAGCAAAGAACTCGACTGGAAGGGCTTCGTCAATGGAAGGGCTTCGCCAAGGTGACCCGAAGGTGAAAGGTCGGACGCAACACTCCGAAAGTTTGGTCGTCGCCGGCCTGGATCCCGGCCTGGCCAACATGGGCCTGGGTGCGATCAGACGCAGCGGGCGCGACACGGCGCTCTTGGGCTGCGAACTCGTCCGCACGGACGCGAGCATGGCGCAGGGCGAGCGGCTGATCCACCTCTACAGCCGGGTTCGGCAGTTTTTGCGGCTCCACCGGCCCGACGCCCTGGCGGTCGAGGGGCAGTACTTTCACCGGCAGCTCGGCGTCGCCTTCAAGGTCGGCCAGGCCCTGGGCGTCTGCCTCCTGGCCGCTCAGGAGGAGGACGTAGCGATCTTCGAGTACGGCCCCATGCAGGTCAAGCAGGCGCTCGTCGGCACGGGCCAGGCCAACAAGGCGCAGGTGGCCTATATGGTCAGGGCGCTGCTCAGCCTGAAGGAGACGCCCGAGAGCCACCACGTCGCCGACGCGCTGGCCTTGGCGCTGACCCACCTCAGCTTCCGGCAGCTCCAGTCGCTGACGCTGCGCTGAGCGGGCGCATGCGCCCTCGTCTCCTGCCAGCCACGGCCGCTCAATCCCGCGGGCGCTTGGCTCTTCCGTCAGCCTCGTCTTCGAGCTCGGCGGCTTCCTCGAGCGCTTCTTCGGGCTCGGTGGCCTGACGGCTTTCCGCTTCGGCGCTGCCATCAGGGGCCGCTTCAGGGTCGCCGGCTTCGGGGTCGCCGGCTTCGGTGCTGTCAGCCGCGGCTTCGCCAAAGTAAGCCGTCAGGCCCGCCACGCGGTAAGCCGAGGCGGCCTGGGCGGCGCGCAGC
Protein-coding regions in this window:
- the ruvC gene encoding crossover junction endodeoxyribonuclease RuvC, with the translated sequence MKGRTQHSESLVVAGLDPGLANMGLGAIRRSGRDTALLGCELVRTDASMAQGERLIHLYSRVRQFLRLHRPDALAVEGQYFHRQLGVAFKVGQALGVCLLAAQEEDVAIFEYGPMQVKQALVGTGQANKAQVAYMVRALLSLKETPESHHVADALALALTHLSFRQLQSLTLR